The nucleotide sequence CGCAGAGCAGGCGGTTGGTGCGGCACAGGCTGACGACCGTGGAGAGGTCGTTGCTCGGGCCCCAGCGCTGGCCGCTGCCGAGCACCACCCGGACGGTGTTCGCGCCGGTCGCCTTGATGTTGGCGAACGAGCTCGTCTGGCTCGTGTACCAGACATGCGGGTGGCTGACGCCGCGCATGACGACGTTCGTGCCGTTGGCCTCGACGATGCGGCCGCTGCTGATGCGCAGGCCCACGGCGGCGTCGGCCGGCTTGACGAAGAAGATGACGGACGCGAGCAGGGCCAGGGCCGCCGCGCCGACGATAGCGATCTTTCTTTTCATGGATCACCTCAAGAAGCAGCCCATAGGGCAGTGGACGGGGGCTGTGCCCAAAGCCCCGCGAAAGACCACCCGGCTCCCTGGGTGACGGCATCAGCGTAGATGAATGCCTAGGTCAAATCAACCGGTTAAGTAACCGCCCGGAGGAGGTCAGGCGGGGTGCGCCGCGCAGGGCTCGAAGGTGAGGTGGATATAGTGCAACGGCTGCAAAGGGGGAGCGGAGGGAGGCTCGGTGTCGGTTCAGGGCGCCCAGGCTTCCCGGGTCCTCACCATTCCGAACGCGATCAGCTTCGTGCGGCTGCTCGGCGTCCCCCTCTTCCTCTATCTCCTGCTCGGCCCGGAGTACGACGTGGCCGCGGTGGTCGTCCTCGCCGTCGGGGGCACCACCGACTGGGTCGACGGGTACGTGGCGCGCCGCCTCGACCAGGTCAGCCGCCTCGGCGAGCTGCTCGACCCCGCCGTCGACCGGCTGTACATCCTGGCCACGCTGCTCGCGTTCACGGTGCGCGAGGTGGTGCCGTGGCAGTTCACCGCCGCGCTGCTCGCCCGCGAGCTGGTGCTGATCGCGAGCCTCGCGGTGCTCCGGCGGTACGGGTACGGCCCGCCGCCCGTGCACTACGTGGGCAAGACGGCCACGTTCATCATCCTGGCCGCGTTTCCGGTGCTGCTGCTGGCGCACGCCTCCGACGGGGCGGCGCCGGTCGCGTTCCCGATCGGGTGGGGCCTCGCCTGGTGGGGGCTCGTCCTCTACTGGGTGGCCGCGGCGTTCTACGTCGTGCAGACCGCCCAGCTCGTCCGCGCGAAGGCGGCCACGCGGTGAGCGACGACAAGAGCAACGACGACAAGGCCCGGGTGTACACGCCGGACTTCCTCACCGACCTGTTCCGCAACCCGCTCGACCAGGGGTACGCGGACGCGGCCAAGCGCAAGGCCCTCGGCGGCGAGCCGCGCGGCTGGCAGGCCACCGGCGTGCGGCTGGTGAGCGCGTTGACGCTTGTCGCGGTCGGTTTCCTGCTCGTGGTGGCGTACAAGCAGACGATGGCCGACGAGCCGTCCCGCAGCCAGGCGCGGGCCGGGCTGGTCGACCAGATCGAGCAGCGCCAAGCGGCCACCGACGACCTGCAGCGCGACGCCGACCAGCTGCGTGACGAGGTGGCCCGGCAGCGCGACGCCGTCCTGAACGACCGCGACGCCGCCCGGCTGCGCGACCAGGAGGCCGCCGCGGGGCTGGCCCGGGTGCGCGGTGACGGCGTGGAGGTGCGGCTCGACGACGCGCCGGACGCGGTCGACGCGGTCACCGGTGCGGGAAAGCCGGACCTGGGCCGGGTCCT is from Phytohabitans houttuyneae and encodes:
- a CDS encoding CDP-alcohol phosphatidyltransferase family protein, which gives rise to MSVQGAQASRVLTIPNAISFVRLLGVPLFLYLLLGPEYDVAAVVVLAVGGTTDWVDGYVARRLDQVSRLGELLDPAVDRLYILATLLAFTVREVVPWQFTAALLARELVLIASLAVLRRYGYGPPPVHYVGKTATFIILAAFPVLLLAHASDGAAPVAFPIGWGLAWWGLVLYWVAAAFYVVQTAQLVRAKAATR
- a CDS encoding DUF881 domain-containing protein, with amino-acid sequence MSDDKSNDDKARVYTPDFLTDLFRNPLDQGYADAAKRKALGGEPRGWQATGVRLVSALTLVAVGFLLVVAYKQTMADEPSRSQARAGLVDQIEQRQAATDDLQRDADQLRDEVARQRDAVLNDRDAARLRDQEAAAGLARVRGDGVEVRLDDAPDAVDAVTGAGKPDLGRVLDRDLQDIANALWSAGAEAIAINDQRLTATSTIRAAGSAILVDFRPVNRPYVVRAIGPGDLEDDFKDSATARLFRALVEDEGMSFSVRGVDDITLPAASDPQLRFATPSPTATPTPRTTEGGK